The Anser cygnoides isolate HZ-2024a breed goose chromosome 13, Taihu_goose_T2T_genome, whole genome shotgun sequence genome contains the following window.
AGGCCTCTTTATTTGCTGTGAAAATCATCACCCTTTCCGGCAATATAactcctgaagaaaaaagggagaaggaagagacaaGACTGCATATCAAAGCAAAGAGAAGTGTTGAAAGGGTCTGTTGCCTCAATATGACAGATAGGCCTCAAAACTGAAGACAATGTAGGCCAGTGGAAAATAGATGTCACAACTAgtttacaaagcaaaataaattagcaTTAAAGCGGAGACCTGGcccttttccctgtttttctgtttaattttttttagctgcaTTTCTGCTGTGATGTGATCTGAATTACTTGGACATCATTGCTTGTGATGACATCAGATGTGTTgagtataattaaaaaaaaagctaaagctgaccttgcaaaaatatatatatatatatatataaaaataatgtgtgtgtatatatatatatataaatcttgTCCTTTTGTGTAGTCCCCTTAAAGTCCGTTCTGTTTTTGAGAAAGGTCATTCCCAGCTGAAGTTTCACAAAAAGTTTTATAAGACTTTAGGTTCTAGACTCTTGTTTAGAGATGTTCTCTTCTGTAAGCTTCATGCCTTGAAGACTCGCTCTCATAGAATTACACATTTTGCACATAATATTGCTGGTTTTAGAAATGGTTTGAAGTTTTAGTCTGTAACTGAAGTTGGAAGGGCATTTTGTACATTGATTTTAGTGAAAACAGGATCAGACTGTAAGGAATACTGCAggtgttctttttcttgtttttatagcTCATCTGGGAAGATAATTTTACCAAGCCCACTttgggtgtttgtttttaaaaatttcttattGCCTAATATGTCTACAATGTCTATATATTTGACAAAAAGGGTTGTTCCGAATATGCAGTAATGGTCTTTTAGTTAGAAGATAGAAATTATAAAATTTCAAACCAAATTTGAGCTGTTGAAACCAGATAGTAGTTACGTTTCATCCTAAGGATTGTCTTGGTCAggtaaattttcatttcagttttcctgaagTTTAATTGTttgtataaaatgaaaatgtttgtataaaatgaaaaaaacagagggTAAATAGACATTAACACCCCTTTCCCCCAAATAATTCCCATTGTCAGTATTTTAGTAGACTCCTTCATTTAATTAGAagtgttttgatttctgttacTCCGTGCTGCTCAggatatacatgtatatatgtcaGTAAATGTATTTGTGAAGTTCAGGGCTGTATAGTTCTGAAATTTTGGACTAATGAACTGTATTAGTCTTCAATAATATTGAAGGGGAGGAGCTGGTAGCTACTTTATATCATGCATAATAATCTgggcaaaaggaaaaacaaagcaattctGCTTTGAAGAGTGGTTATAATGATATCAAGTAGGTTTTCTTACATTCTAGAGAAAATATTGGTAAGTTAACATGTAGTTATGTGCATAATTTCACTCTTCCAATTATGTTTGAATTTCATTCCCTATAACTTTTTGTGTCAGTATTAAAGTTTTCCAGTTCTTACacttaacattattttaaagacaCTGATAAGCCAAATGTGGTTTGGTACTTCCCTTGTTTTAAATGcatcacatttttgttttactttcccAAACCCTTTTTATTAAGCGGGATTGATGTCTTCAGCCGAATTCAGTGAAGTCTTGAGCTGTTTTTAACACTTCAAAGCATTGGGCTCTTGGAATGTAAAGCCTCAGGACATTTATCTGTGGACAGACCCCAATTCACCTGTCCAGAATTGTTCATAAAGTATTTCAGCATGAGTgtaaattctgtgattttcagaCCAGAGATGAGTGCTTTTCTGCATTGCATATACATTTTATGAAGGTGAGCAAGCATATGTGAAACTTTGCAGTGTCTGCCTTGTCTGTGCAATTAGTGTAAAACAAggatttaaattttgaaaatactaaTGCATTTAAACCTCAGTGCTGTGACAGAGACAGGGTCGACTCGGTGACATTCAGTAGTCTCAATTGATTCTGGACTGTGCTTGGGTCTTGCATCACTTTTACACCTGGAAAACTCCAATGATGTTAATGAAGTTACTGCTGATTTACATGAGTATACATAAGGATGTGGTGGGGGGAGGAACAGACTCTAAATCTGCCTGGCTTTGAAGACCTTTGTAAAGACCCCAAATGGAAGTATGGCATTGTGGTATCTTAATGTGCACTAGGCATTTTATACTTTGTAACAATGGGAAAACAGTCTGTATCTACTTTGTAACTAAGAAACAATTACTAGACTAATTTTGTTCTTGAGTGATAACCATTTGAAGGACTGTTACTGAAGTGGTGGTGCTGATTTTCTGTGTCTGCTAGAATTGCTCCAGTTGTAATTGACCTGCTTTCTTTAGAGCATTTTCTTTGATGCTCTCTAACACACACTTACTACTTTTAACCTTAGCAAGGTTTGCTAAATCTATTGTTACACACAATTTACACCTTGGGAATATACACAGAAAAGTTCTGGCATGCAGCTTGTGACAAAAACAGGCACATCAATGAGTGACACTTGGGAGAAAGTGAATTTTAATTGTCTAACTGTAGCAAGCTGCAAAATTCTGGtacatgaaaatactgaaaaaaacagtttgaaactAAATGAAGCAAAAGCTGATGAGACATGGTCTGCAAACAAAATAGTCTGCAATGACAATTTGAGTCAGATTATTTGTCTGGGGGCATTTCTTCTCACTTAATAAATCTACatagaataatgaaaaacaggCAAATAAGGAGGAAATTGCATAATTGCTACAGCTTGATCATAgcacaattttctttaaaattattgaaaagTCTTTAAAGgtttaaataagtaaaacagGCCAGTATAAAATTGATCTTTACCTTGTGATGCAGAataatttccatgtttttgtGTGCAACTgttaaaagcaacattttcaagAGTGAcatatttttcatcagaaatgcTTTACGCAATGTTAGAACAAAGATACACATGAGCTTGAATGAGATGCAGCCATATCTAGACACAACAGCCATTCTGCTACAGTCATATAAAACCTTTATGGGATGAAAGTGAAACTAGTGCAAATTCAGTTAAAGTTGCATTAAACAAGAGTAGGTTAAATAAATGTCCTAAATGACCCACCAACCTATGTGCTTTAAGTAAAGTTAATTATTTATGAGATCAGTGATagcagaaaaatgctttctgagataaacaaaaataatttagcatACGCTTACCAGTAGTGTTGGTTTGCACCGTTTTCCTCATCCATTCATAAGAGCTGTGCCTTTGGCTGTTGGGAGAGATTTGCTGTGCATTAATTGTATCTACAGGAGGTAACCCCCCGGATCCAGCAGGATGGAGGGAGCTGTAATCAGCAGAACTGTAGGAGACCTGCCCAGGAGGCGAGCCATTGATCTGTGCAGCAGCCACCGTGCTGGAAGGTCCTGGGCCATAAGCGTTCCAGTCCTCCCTCTGTGGGCCATAGTGGGATCCCCAGGTTCCCGCAGGCTGTCCGTGGTTGTCCAGGGCTGGCACATGGTGGTATCCCATGTAGTCTGAGTAGGGGGGAGCAGATGCGAAGTTTTGCACTGCCAGGTTGTTGTTACCCCTTGCAGGTCCTGGATACATGCTGTTCTCTTTATCCAAGAGAGAGCTCACGTACATGATGGTCACAGATCGTAAACGTGTTGTCACAACATCCtgttcttctgtgttttctttcgctgcttaaaataattgtttgatttttttccctaataatGCCACTCTGCTTGGAATCCACTACTTCATCCTCTTTTATTATCAACTGTGTTACCAGGTGCTGGTGGTAATGGTTTACCAAGATCTTGTCTGACGTCAGCCAAACTGCCTGCCTCATAATTACATTTACATTCAAATGAAGGGCTGACCAACCCCACCTTTCTGCTAGTTCTGGTGCTTTCTCTTTTTAGAGAGCTTTTATCTATCCTGTTACCCTTCACTGATACTCAACAGTGATTCCACTGCTGTAATGTGATGCAATTGTTGCTTGCATTTAGAACCTAGTATATagacctttaaaaaaagaaaaaagaaaaaagtgttaaGCTATAACAAAAATGTTCAATGTTTAAATGATTCTTGTCCAGATTGTTTATTTTAGGATGTATTGTCAATCAACAATTGTCAATGTCTTACTCTCTTAATTTCTcagatgctaaaaaaaaatctaatttaaaatttgtaaaTTAATGGATACAGTCTATTTGAATAATATATATGTCTCAAGAATTTCCCCCTTGTTATTGATGTTTATAAGTGATTTTCCAGCATGGGAGAAGTTACGGCTCTAACTGTAATGAACATGTTCATGCTCTCCCCATATGGTGTGCTTTAAAGAGATCTCTTCATTTGTTGGCTGTTGCAAACCAATAAATTTTAAGTAGTAGACAATAAATCCTCTTAATGAAGATCGTGGCAGAAGTACAagcaaaatgactgaaaaaaatagcaaagaaattCTTTGATCAAGCCGAGCGATATTGTTGGCTTGTTTCAAACTGAAGATGACTCTTACACGCCTGAAAGGCCTTCCTCTGAAACTCCTCTATAGCAGTCCGTTTTCGGTGGTGGCAATTAAATGAAATGGGCAACAAGAAATGTCTGGAATATCAGTGTAGTGGATCAGAACTGCCCTGATGCTTGTCTGTGAAGTGCCTGACACACAGGTACTGGGTAAGTAAGCCTCCACACTGAGAGAAATGATTCTAAAGTTggttttatcttattttaagaGCTTGATATTAACATGGGAGAATGAAGCCATACCTTATAACTAGGGAATTGCCTCTATATGGTTGTCTGGTTACATTTTGTAGAGTGTATATGATATCAATTTTTATCTTGGA
Protein-coding sequences here:
- the CDX4 gene encoding homeobox protein CDX-4, with amino-acid sequence MYVSSLLDKENSMYPGPARGNNNLAVQNFASAPPYSDYMGYHHVPALDNHGQPAGTWGSHYGPQREDWNAYGPGPSSTVAAAQINGSPPGQVSYSSADYSSLHPAGSGGLPPVDTINAQQISPNSQRHSSYEWMRKTVQTNTTGKTRTKEKYRVVYTDHQRLELEKEFHCNRYITIRRKSELAANLGLSERQVKIWFQNRRAKERKMIKKKISQFDGSGGSVQSDSGSLSPNEIPGSLFPPPHGINGLQSTDIHQVIVSE